From Variimorphobacter saccharofermentans, one genomic window encodes:
- a CDS encoding DUF1934 domain-containing protein: protein MTKNVIIRIEGSQKNSDEEPVVINEKGIYQQRENAHYVRYEEASSEDPSQSIKAMIKITPERIILSKQGIYPSQMVFDRMEMTQTCYQTPYGALQLEIRTKDIILKEEADLIHITLEYCLSENGSHLSDNRTIISISSVQ, encoded by the coding sequence ATGACGAAGAATGTTATTATTAGGATAGAAGGAAGTCAGAAAAATTCTGATGAAGAACCAGTTGTTATCAACGAAAAGGGAATTTATCAGCAGAGGGAGAATGCCCATTATGTTCGTTATGAGGAAGCTTCGTCAGAAGATCCTTCTCAGAGTATAAAGGCCATGATTAAAATTACGCCGGAGAGGATAATCTTATCAAAGCAGGGTATCTACCCATCCCAAATGGTGTTTGACCGAATGGAAATGACGCAGACCTGTTATCAGACGCCTTATGGAGCATTGCAGCTGGAAATCCGGACAAAGGACATTATCCTAAAGGAAGAGGCGGATCTGATCCATATAACCTTAGAGTATTGCTTATCAGAAAACGGAAGCCATTTGTCAGATAATCGTACTATCATATCAATATCTTCAGTGCAGTAG
- a CDS encoding Veg family protein, translating into MMKQKDVNCVRNAVINQMGKKVKVRINRGRHKVDVTEGIISETYPSIFLIKIQETKDMPVRTVSYSYTDILTKDVELILCS; encoded by the coding sequence ATGATGAAGCAAAAGGATGTAAATTGTGTAAGAAATGCGGTAATTAACCAAATGGGGAAAAAGGTTAAGGTCCGAATTAACAGGGGAAGGCATAAGGTTGATGTGACAGAAGGTATTATCTCTGAGACATACCCCAGCATATTCTTAATTAAGATACAAGAGACGAAAGATATGCCGGTACGAACTGTCTCATACAGCTATACAGATATATTAACAAAAGATGTAGAATTAATTCTATGTTCATAA
- a CDS encoding DUF3794 and LysM peptidoglycan-binding domain-containing protein: MELIKKNIHMNKLKCKSTLQLTLDDDFNVPDIKPDINQIITEQGEVKISEIKAMNGKLLVKGALIFNILYLCDGDQQPIHNISGEIPFDEVINMDVTCSDDDPILKWDLEDLTTGLINSRKLSAKAIIRLYVTVEELYDEETAIMVEGPEDVQYINKQIEVTDIAINKIDTYRIKDEMVLPSNKGNISSLLFQDIGLSNVEIRLLEDKFTIKGELPVFLLYTSANEENPIEYYESDIPFNATIDCNGCTEDMIEDITISIISKNIEVKPDSDGEERVLELEVILELNIKVYEMEEPEILCDVYNPSKEIVPIMRNAIYENLVIKNNSKYRIADRIKVGVNQPNILQICHASGKINVDEIIPNGTELQVEGVIDVNILYISEDDTKPLNSLRGVIPFAQTIELKGMKNGSNYDVKPSIDQLSVMMLDSEEIEVKSTINLNTIVFDIISEPIITDIEVADLDLEKLQAMPGIIGYVVKRDDTLWNIAKKYYTTVDTIMNINGLENDRIKEGDKLIIMKKVDAVI; encoded by the coding sequence ATGGAGTTAATAAAAAAGAATATTCATATGAATAAATTAAAATGTAAGAGTACCCTGCAGCTTACATTAGATGATGATTTTAATGTTCCCGATATTAAGCCGGACATTAACCAGATAATAACGGAGCAGGGAGAGGTTAAGATCAGTGAAATCAAAGCGATGAACGGTAAGCTTTTGGTTAAAGGAGCCCTTATTTTTAATATTCTATATCTGTGTGATGGAGATCAGCAGCCAATACATAATATCTCAGGGGAAATACCCTTTGACGAAGTGATTAATATGGACGTTACCTGTTCTGACGATGACCCGATTCTCAAATGGGATTTGGAGGATCTAACCACAGGATTAATTAATTCCCGAAAACTGAGTGCAAAAGCAATTATCCGGTTATATGTTACAGTAGAAGAGCTTTATGATGAAGAAACTGCGATTATGGTAGAAGGTCCCGAAGATGTTCAGTACATAAATAAACAAATAGAAGTAACGGATATCGCAATTAATAAAATAGATACCTACCGAATTAAGGACGAGATGGTTTTGCCTAGTAATAAAGGCAATATTTCTTCTCTTCTGTTTCAGGATATTGGTTTAAGCAATGTGGAGATTCGATTATTAGAGGATAAGTTTACTATTAAGGGTGAACTTCCGGTATTTCTTTTATACACAAGTGCAAATGAGGAGAATCCGATCGAGTATTATGAAAGCGACATTCCGTTCAACGCAACAATTGATTGTAATGGTTGTACAGAGGATATGATTGAAGATATTACAATCAGTATCATTAGTAAGAACATTGAGGTGAAACCGGATAGTGACGGAGAAGAAAGAGTATTAGAGCTTGAAGTTATCCTGGAGCTCAATATAAAAGTATATGAGATGGAAGAGCCGGAAATACTTTGTGATGTATATAATCCATCAAAAGAAATTGTTCCCATTATGCGCAATGCCATCTATGAGAATCTAGTGATTAAAAATAACAGTAAATACCGTATTGCCGATCGAATTAAGGTGGGTGTAAACCAACCAAATATTCTGCAGATTTGCCATGCAAGCGGTAAGATCAATGTGGATGAGATTATTCCTAATGGTACAGAGCTTCAGGTAGAAGGCGTGATAGATGTAAATATTCTATATATATCCGAGGATGATACAAAACCTCTTAATTCCCTAAGGGGTGTAATTCCATTTGCACAGACCATTGAACTAAAAGGTATGAAGAATGGTAGTAACTATGATGTGAAGCCAAGTATCGACCAACTGAGTGTTATGATGTTGGATAGTGAAGAAATAGAAGTAAAATCTACAATCAATCTTAATACCATCGTATTTGATATTATTTCTGAGCCCATCATTACTGACATTGAGGTAGCGGATTTGGACCTGGAGAAGCTTCAGGCAATGCCCGGGATCATAGGTTATGTTGTGAAAAGAGATGATACATTGTGGAATATTGCGAAAAAATATTACACCACTGTGGATACAATCATGAACATTAATGGTCTGGAGAATGATCGAATTAAAGAAGGCGACAAATTAATTATTATGAAGAAGGTGGATGCTGTAATATAG
- a CDS encoding TetR/AcrR family transcriptional regulator translates to MKNPNARDRILKAAVRIFAEKSFEGSRIDEIAREANVPKSLIYYHFKSKDEILEVLIDEFLNEYLTIINNTTQESHQEEAEALPERMKLVYYEFGQRNSDLIRVIFIDSLKKRNQKPILFKIVEAMIAKEAEVKKDKKYDVQERRIAEFFTSQIPNYAYLCFADAWSDYFSIDREKFDELYRKVYIETHGAYHKFHD, encoded by the coding sequence ATGAAAAATCCAAATGCCAGGGACAGAATCCTTAAGGCAGCTGTAAGAATATTTGCAGAGAAGAGCTTTGAGGGGTCACGCATTGATGAAATTGCACGGGAAGCGAATGTTCCGAAATCATTGATCTATTATCACTTTAAAAGTAAGGATGAGATATTGGAAGTTCTAATAGATGAGTTTCTTAATGAATACTTAACCATTATTAATAACACAACCCAGGAAAGTCATCAGGAAGAAGCGGAGGCGCTTCCGGAACGAATGAAACTGGTTTATTATGAATTTGGGCAAAGAAATTCTGACTTAATACGGGTAATTTTCATTGATTCCCTGAAGAAAAGAAATCAAAAACCAATCCTTTTTAAGATAGTGGAAGCAATGATTGCGAAAGAAGCAGAAGTAAAAAAAGATAAGAAGTATGATGTTCAGGAAAGAAGGATTGCAGAATTCTTCACTAGCCAGATCCCAAATTATGCCTACCTATGCTTTGCAGATGCCTGGTCAGATTATTTTTCGATAGATAGAGAAAAGTTTGATGAGCTGTATAGGAAGGTATATATTGAGACACACGGAGCATATCACAAATTCCATGATTGA
- a CDS encoding nicotinate phosphoribosyltransferase has product MGKQNLTLLTDFYELTMMQGYYNNKNNEIVIFDVFYRENPSGSGYAICAGLEQVIDYIKELSFVKDDIEYLRSLNIFNEDFLSYLENFQFTGDIYAVPEGTVVFPMEPLVKVIAPIMEAQLIETALLNIINHQSLIATKASRVCYAAAGDPVMEFGLRRAQGPDAGTLGARAAVIGGCIGTSNVLSAKLYDVPALGTHAHSWIMSFDDEISAFRKYAEIYPLNTTLLVDTYDTLRSGVPNAIKVFEELRAAGKMPQRYGIRLDSGDLAYLSKKARKMLDAAGFTDATITASSDLDEYLIDSLKAQGAKINSWGVGTKLITSKDCPSFGGVYKLAAIQKNGIFIPKIKLSENQWKITNPGNKKIIRVYEKESGKVKADLIALADEEFSPENPLLLFDPLATWKKTYLEPNTYTLRELLVPIFLKGKCVYTSPSVMEIRDYCAKEQDSLWDEVRRLINPHIVYVDLSVRLYRMKTDLLDSLAEQTSKSTGK; this is encoded by the coding sequence ATGGGTAAACAGAATTTAACGTTATTAACTGATTTTTATGAATTGACGATGATGCAGGGATATTATAACAACAAGAATAATGAAATCGTTATTTTTGATGTTTTTTATCGGGAAAATCCCAGCGGTAGCGGTTATGCTATCTGTGCCGGTCTGGAGCAGGTAATTGACTATATTAAGGAATTGTCCTTCGTAAAGGATGATATTGAATACTTACGCTCCTTAAATATTTTTAATGAGGATTTTCTCTCCTATCTTGAGAACTTCCAGTTTACCGGTGATATCTATGCCGTACCGGAGGGTACTGTAGTATTTCCTATGGAGCCTTTAGTAAAAGTAATTGCTCCAATTATGGAGGCTCAATTAATTGAAACCGCTCTATTAAATATAATCAATCATCAAAGTCTTATCGCAACCAAAGCATCTCGTGTATGTTATGCAGCCGCTGGTGATCCGGTTATGGAATTCGGTTTACGTAGGGCGCAGGGCCCCGATGCCGGAACTTTAGGAGCCAGAGCCGCTGTAATCGGAGGATGTATTGGAACCAGCAATGTATTATCCGCAAAATTATATGATGTTCCTGCTTTAGGTACTCATGCCCACAGCTGGATTATGAGCTTTGATGATGAAATCTCTGCATTCCGTAAATATGCTGAGATTTACCCTCTGAATACCACCCTGTTAGTGGATACCTATGATACCCTGCGTAGTGGTGTACCCAATGCCATTAAAGTATTTGAAGAGCTTCGTGCTGCTGGAAAAATGCCACAACGATATGGCATACGACTTGATAGCGGAGATCTTGCGTACCTTTCTAAAAAGGCCAGAAAAATGCTGGATGCTGCTGGCTTTACTGACGCCACCATTACTGCTTCCAGTGACTTAGACGAATACCTTATTGATTCCTTAAAAGCTCAGGGTGCTAAAATTAATTCCTGGGGTGTGGGAACCAAACTGATTACCTCCAAAGACTGTCCTTCCTTTGGTGGAGTATACAAGCTTGCCGCCATTCAGAAAAACGGAATTTTCATTCCCAAGATCAAGCTTTCAGAAAACCAGTGGAAGATCACCAACCCCGGTAATAAGAAGATTATTCGTGTCTATGAAAAGGAAAGCGGTAAAGTAAAGGCTGACCTTATTGCTTTGGCAGATGAGGAATTTTCTCCCGAAAATCCTTTATTACTATTTGATCCCCTAGCAACCTGGAAAAAGACCTACCTGGAGCCCAACACCTATACTCTTCGTGAGCTTCTGGTACCGATTTTCTTAAAAGGAAAATGTGTCTACACCTCTCCTTCTGTTATGGAAATTCGGGATTATTGTGCTAAAGAACAGGATAGTCTATGGGATGAGGTAAGACGTTTGATTAATCCACATATTGTATATGTTGACTTATCTGTAAGATTATATCGCATGAAAACTGATTTACTGGATAGTCTGGCAGAGCAGACAAGTAAATCGACTGGTAAATAG
- a CDS encoding protease complex subunit PrcB family protein, which produces MRRFRKLILLLMFVVTVIGLTGCKAEDTDVKKIKDLEFTVVEDADLPGELKEIIDEKKEEPFKLSYSNKDYLYIVVGYGKQNSGGYSISVDELYLTSNAIYINTNLIGPSQEDMVSQGITYPYVVVKLEFRDERVVFE; this is translated from the coding sequence ATGAGGAGATTCAGAAAGCTGATTCTGCTTCTTATGTTTGTAGTTACAGTCATTGGATTAACCGGCTGTAAAGCTGAGGATACAGATGTTAAGAAAATAAAGGATTTGGAATTTACTGTTGTTGAGGATGCCGATTTGCCAGGAGAATTGAAGGAAATCATTGATGAGAAAAAGGAAGAACCGTTTAAATTATCCTATTCCAATAAAGATTATCTGTATATTGTTGTTGGCTATGGTAAGCAAAACAGTGGGGGATATAGCATCTCAGTGGATGAGCTGTATTTAACCAGCAATGCCATATATATTAATACCAATCTTATTGGTCCCTCCCAGGAGGATATGGTATCCCAAGGCATCACCTATCCTTATGTGGTGGTAAAGCTGGAGTTTCGAGACGAGCGGGTTGTTTTTGAGTAA
- a CDS encoding CapA family protein, translating to MKKKNLFLLLLTCILSLTLFACLLVSAFIIQSQRDHKKSSAANQDNTITITQIPISPEATIPTNSPSISDTPAEAEDDTALSVTPVPTGEPEEVVVEPDPEPIVLGFAGDINFDEASKPMKKYDSEKKGILGGISEDLINEMNSMDIMMLNNEFAYSTRGTKTPDKSFTFRADPSRVEILKEMGVDIVSLANNHALDYGKDALIDTFETLDNAGIHYVGAGDTMDRAKAPIYFTVGDKKIAYVAASRVVFAMDWYATDTSPGMIGTYDPALFLESIREAKENSDFVVAFVHWGVERNNYPEDYQQTMAKQYIDAGADAVIGCHPHVLQGIEFYNNKPIVYSLGNYWFGGATGETGLLKLYLDPDDTVRVQMIPAMAKNTYTYMLTEDAEREDYFQFISNLSFGITIDEFGFIHEAE from the coding sequence ATGAAGAAAAAGAACCTATTCCTGTTACTCCTAACCTGTATTCTCTCACTCACTTTATTTGCTTGTTTATTAGTGAGTGCATTTATAATACAAAGTCAGAGGGATCATAAGAAATCTTCTGCTGCGAATCAGGATAATACGATAACCATTACACAGATACCCATCTCACCGGAAGCCACTATCCCAACGAACTCTCCTTCCATCTCCGATACACCAGCAGAAGCAGAGGACGATACTGCGCTCAGTGTAACACCGGTCCCTACTGGTGAGCCAGAGGAGGTAGTAGTCGAGCCGGATCCAGAACCGATTGTACTGGGCTTTGCGGGAGATATTAACTTTGATGAAGCTTCCAAACCCATGAAAAAATATGATAGCGAGAAGAAGGGTATTCTTGGCGGTATATCCGAAGATCTAATCAATGAAATGAACTCTATGGATATTATGATGCTGAATAACGAATTTGCATATAGTACAAGAGGTACTAAGACACCTGATAAGTCCTTTACCTTCCGTGCAGATCCTAGCCGTGTGGAGATTCTTAAGGAAATGGGTGTTGATATTGTCTCTCTGGCTAATAATCACGCTTTGGACTATGGTAAGGACGCTCTTATTGACACCTTTGAAACTCTGGATAATGCCGGAATTCATTATGTTGGTGCAGGAGACACAATGGATCGCGCAAAAGCCCCGATTTATTTTACGGTTGGTGATAAAAAGATAGCTTATGTTGCTGCTTCCCGTGTTGTATTTGCTATGGACTGGTATGCTACTGATACTAGTCCGGGTATGATCGGCACCTATGACCCTGCTCTTTTCTTAGAGTCGATTCGTGAGGCGAAGGAGAACAGTGACTTTGTGGTTGCTTTTGTACATTGGGGAGTGGAACGAAATAACTACCCCGAGGACTATCAGCAAACTATGGCTAAGCAGTACATAGATGCCGGAGCAGACGCTGTTATCGGATGTCATCCTCATGTGCTTCAGGGTATTGAATTCTATAACAATAAGCCTATTGTCTATAGCCTAGGTAACTATTGGTTCGGTGGTGCTACCGGAGAAACCGGTCTGTTAAAGCTCTATCTCGATCCCGATGATACTGTAAGGGTTCAGATGATACCGGCTATGGCAAAAAACACTTACACCTACATGCTTACTGAGGACGCCGAACGGGAGGACTATTTCCAATTCATTAGTAATCTGTCCTTTGGAATAACTATTGATGAGTTTGGATTTATACACGAAGCAGAATAG
- the ispE gene encoding 4-(cytidine 5'-diphospho)-2-C-methyl-D-erythritol kinase: MNYIRKNAYAKINLGLDVIRKREDGYHDVCMIMQSIDLYDKITISRSSKPGIRLHNNLSYLPTGQGNLVYKAASLFLSENNITEGLSIELNKHIPVAAGLAGGSSDAAVTLLGLNELFETGLSKEALMKLGVKLGADIPYCIMLGTVLSEGIGEVLTPLSPLPDCHILLVKPDINVSTKYVYENLKLDGSVSHPDINAMIASLDRADLSSLTKRMDNILQTVTIKEYPIIAEIKHKMNETGALASLMSGSGPTVFGIYSDIKVAESAFRFFKKNRTYGKQVFLTKPYWP; this comes from the coding sequence ATGAATTATATCCGCAAGAATGCCTATGCTAAAATAAATCTGGGTCTGGATGTTATAAGAAAAAGAGAAGACGGTTACCATGATGTCTGTATGATCATGCAATCCATAGATTTATACGATAAAATCACCATTAGCAGATCTTCGAAGCCAGGCATCAGGCTGCATAATAACTTATCCTATCTCCCCACGGGTCAGGGTAATTTGGTATATAAGGCCGCCTCTTTATTCTTATCGGAAAACAATATTACAGAGGGGCTTTCGATTGAATTAAATAAACACATTCCGGTTGCCGCTGGTCTGGCGGGCGGAAGCAGCGATGCCGCTGTAACACTTTTGGGTTTAAATGAATTGTTTGAAACCGGGCTGTCAAAAGAAGCACTCATGAAGCTGGGTGTTAAGCTGGGAGCAGACATTCCTTACTGTATTATGCTTGGGACCGTACTTTCTGAAGGCATCGGAGAGGTATTAACTCCTTTATCTCCGCTGCCGGATTGTCATATCCTTCTTGTGAAGCCTGACATAAATGTATCTACCAAGTATGTATATGAGAATCTGAAGCTGGATGGTTCTGTTTCTCATCCGGATATTAATGCAATGATAGCCTCCCTCGATCGAGCTGATTTATCCTCTCTGACCAAGAGGATGGATAACATTCTACAGACAGTAACTATAAAGGAATATCCCATCATCGCCGAAATCAAACATAAAATGAATGAAACTGGTGCTCTTGCATCATTAATGAGCGGCAGTGGTCCAACCGTATTCGGAATTTACTCAGATATAAAGGTTGCTGAATCCGCCTTCCGGTTTTTCAAGAAAAATAGAACATATGGTAAACAGGTGTTTTTAACGAAACCCTACTGGCCATAA
- the spoIIR gene encoding stage II sporulation protein R yields the protein MKYKLHHLIEAKTLRYIKFIPNYTYLLFILIFCGFSMWVIKTSSMKRASFQDSLADEIIRFHVIANSDSREDQELKLTVKDTLVKHLAPSLSNAQDLTQARDILSDNLDNIQALAEDIIRENGYPYEVSVSLEKNCYFPLNVYGDYVFPPGKYEALRVKIGEAKGKNWWCVMFPPLCFVDETYCIVDEKSGEKLKHVLTDEEYEALVSQKPKVKVKLKLLEKLKKLLKK from the coding sequence ATGAAATATAAGCTCCATCATCTTATTGAGGCTAAGACTCTACGTTATATAAAATTTATCCCAAACTATACATATCTGCTCTTTATCTTGATTTTTTGCGGATTTTCCATGTGGGTAATAAAGACAAGCTCGATGAAACGTGCATCGTTCCAGGACTCACTAGCTGATGAAATCATACGGTTCCATGTTATCGCAAATAGTGATAGCAGGGAAGATCAGGAATTAAAGCTCACTGTAAAGGATACTTTAGTCAAACACCTGGCTCCTTCTCTCAGTAACGCTCAGGATCTGACGCAAGCCCGTGATATTCTGTCCGATAATCTGGATAATATTCAGGCTTTGGCAGAAGATATTATACGGGAAAACGGATATCCATATGAAGTGTCCGTATCGTTGGAAAAAAACTGCTACTTTCCCCTAAACGTCTATGGGGATTATGTATTTCCTCCTGGCAAATATGAGGCTCTTCGCGTAAAAATAGGAGAGGCTAAGGGGAAAAACTGGTGGTGTGTTATGTTTCCTCCCCTCTGCTTTGTAGATGAGACCTATTGTATCGTTGATGAGAAAAGTGGTGAGAAATTAAAGCATGTACTTACTGATGAAGAATACGAGGCATTAGTCAGTCAGAAGCCAAAGGTAAAAGTAAAGCTTAAATTGTTAGAGAAATTGAAAAAGTTATTGAAAAAATAA
- a CDS encoding lysophospholipid acyltransferase family protein, protein MRLILVVLYLIIFFIISIPLYLFEFILGRFNRHAMVASSQAIVVRAFKVLLFLSGTKQTVIGLENVPKDEPILYIANHRSYYDIPVAYATIPTLTGFMAKKEIARIPFLSTWMRFLQCLFLDRDDIKQGLQTILKAIEQVKAGYSIYIAPEGTRNQGKEMLPFKEGSFKIAEKTGCAIVPVSISNTETAFETHAPWVKSTHVVIEYGKPIYPKDLTKEQLKFLGSYVQGIIRDTLEKNAGLIK, encoded by the coding sequence ATGAGGCTGATTCTAGTTGTATTGTATTTAATTATTTTCTTTATTATAAGTATTCCGTTGTATTTATTTGAATTTATTTTAGGACGGTTTAACCGCCATGCCATGGTTGCCAGTTCACAGGCAATTGTTGTGCGTGCTTTTAAGGTTCTGCTTTTTCTAAGTGGTACCAAACAAACCGTAATTGGTCTGGAGAACGTGCCGAAGGATGAACCGATTCTATATATTGCGAATCACAGAAGCTATTATGATATTCCTGTGGCATACGCTACAATTCCTACCTTAACTGGTTTCATGGCAAAAAAAGAAATTGCCCGAATTCCTTTTCTCAGTACCTGGATGCGTTTTTTGCAATGTCTGTTCCTGGATCGTGATGATATTAAGCAAGGATTACAGACTATACTAAAGGCCATTGAGCAGGTGAAAGCTGGATACTCTATTTACATCGCTCCCGAAGGGACCCGTAATCAAGGCAAGGAGATGCTACCCTTTAAGGAAGGAAGCTTTAAGATAGCCGAAAAAACCGGCTGTGCAATTGTTCCGGTATCCATCTCCAATACGGAAACCGCATTTGAAACACATGCTCCCTGGGTAAAAAGCACTCATGTTGTAATTGAATACGGGAAGCCTATATATCCCAAGGATCTTACGAAGGAACAGCTTAAGTTTCTTGGTTCCTATGTACAGGGAATTATCCGTGATACCTTGGAAAAAAATGCAGGTCTTATTAAGTAG
- a CDS encoding MBL fold metallo-hydrolase — protein sequence MNQEIIRIDLGGVNCYLGKSEEGYVLFDTAGHLFMDKEYTDRREELIRRLEEEGCCTGNLRAIILTHGDCDHTANAAYLRDKYQTVVAIHEKDEIMLKELTVERILENCRYHSVVLKIVFFLVKNQLKKVSTKILSDFTTFQPDVLLKDGEDLSGFGFRGKVIHTPGHTAGSIAILAESGELIVGDTFANAKVPELAPNALNFKQMKESAKKLLMMNVTKIYPGHGEPFPASVLKGKL from the coding sequence TTGAACCAGGAAATCATTAGAATCGATTTAGGTGGAGTTAACTGTTATCTAGGGAAATCAGAAGAGGGATACGTCCTATTTGATACAGCAGGGCATTTGTTCATGGATAAGGAATATACAGACCGTAGAGAAGAACTGATCCGTAGGTTAGAGGAGGAGGGCTGCTGTACAGGGAATTTAAGAGCCATCATATTAACACACGGCGATTGTGATCATACAGCCAATGCTGCGTATTTAAGAGATAAGTACCAGACAGTAGTTGCAATTCATGAAAAGGATGAGATAATGCTTAAGGAGCTAACAGTGGAGCGGATTCTAGAAAATTGTCGCTATCATTCGGTTGTTTTAAAAATAGTATTTTTTTTAGTGAAAAATCAATTGAAAAAAGTATCAACAAAAATACTAAGTGACTTTACCACATTTCAACCAGATGTACTTCTGAAGGATGGTGAGGATTTATCTGGATTTGGTTTTCGTGGCAAAGTGATACATACGCCTGGACATACTGCCGGATCCATTGCAATACTTGCAGAGAGTGGCGAATTAATTGTTGGAGATACATTTGCCAATGCCAAAGTACCGGAGCTTGCTCCCAATGCATTGAATTTCAAGCAAATGAAGGAAAGTGCGAAAAAGCTTTTGATGATGAATGTTACAAAGATTTATCCTGGACACGGTGAACCTTTTCCTGCTTCTGTATTAAAAGGGAAGCTATAG
- a CDS encoding M15 family metallopeptidase — MKRKTRRLFITSLLAVTSISAAVFTLISQADNNSSYGQVIQPLESDSSETKKTDYKYIPPTLVGQEPFDDEPAFFSSTNKKKEAFVPATEMDLEPSSITVFVNKEHALPKTYEPDNLVHPNILFDINYQDERTLLRQEAAEAIEKCFADAEEEGIILYGISGYRSYERQKHIFTNNIRKKGKDYTLLYSAVPGTSEHQTGLAIDVSSKSLGFRLVTSFAESPEGIWLAKHAHLYGYIIRYPKDKAEVTGYAYEPWHIRYVGVDLATYLYNNDLTLDEYYNYVPSKDFDFETLYSDLINYIPPRVTIIPIDGEGEETEETDEFQDEDTADGDTKEEDSTDSDTQGKVTPSPAPVPATPTPKPVNPPKNPNIDEAEDDTDTEIPDEEEPDKDEVPSEGNVPIGNEPNEDEHPMDGISSTPTVTISPVS, encoded by the coding sequence TTGAAGAGAAAGACCAGAAGGTTATTCATAACCTCATTATTAGCGGTCACTTCCATTAGTGCGGCTGTATTTACCCTGATATCGCAAGCAGATAACAACTCCTCTTATGGTCAGGTAATACAACCCTTGGAATCAGATTCTTCCGAAACGAAGAAAACAGACTATAAATATATTCCTCCCACACTGGTTGGTCAGGAGCCCTTCGATGATGAACCAGCGTTTTTTTCATCAACGAATAAAAAGAAGGAAGCATTTGTTCCTGCTACAGAGATGGATTTAGAACCATCGAGCATTACTGTCTTTGTAAATAAGGAGCATGCTCTTCCAAAAACCTATGAACCGGATAATCTGGTTCACCCGAACATTCTATTTGACATTAATTATCAGGACGAGAGAACCCTCTTACGTCAGGAGGCCGCTGAGGCAATAGAAAAATGCTTTGCTGATGCCGAAGAGGAAGGTATTATTTTATACGGAATTTCAGGCTATCGTTCTTATGAACGTCAAAAACACATATTTACCAATAATATTCGTAAAAAGGGTAAGGACTATACTTTGTTATATTCTGCCGTTCCCGGCACCAGTGAACATCAGACAGGGCTTGCCATTGATGTTTCCTCAAAATCTCTCGGATTTCGTCTGGTAACCTCCTTCGCTGAATCTCCCGAAGGGATATGGTTAGCCAAACATGCACATCTCTACGGATATATCATTCGATACCCAAAAGACAAAGCCGAAGTCACCGGTTATGCTTATGAGCCATGGCATATACGTTATGTAGGAGTAGACCTGGCAACCTATTTATATAACAATGATTTGACTTTGGACGAATACTATAATTATGTTCCCAGTAAGGATTTCGATTTTGAGACCCTTTATTCGGATTTGATTAATTATATTCCTCCTCGTGTTACGATTATCCCCATTGATGGGGAAGGAGAAGAAACGGAAGAAACAGATGAATTCCAAGATGAAGATACTGCTGATGGTGATACCAAGGAAGAGGATTCTACTGACAGCGATACACAGGGAAAGGTAACTCCATCCCCTGCTCCAGTGCCGGCAACTCCGACACCGAAACCGGTAAACCCTCCGAAAAATCCTAATATTGATGAAGCTGAGGATGATACTGATACAGAGATTCCCGATGAGGAAGAACCTGACAAGGATGAAGTGCCTTCTGAGGGGAATGTCCCGATCGGAAACGAGCCGAACGAGGACGAGCATCCAATGGACGGAATTAGCTCCACACCTACGGTAACTATATCCCCTGTATCTTAG